A part of Entelurus aequoreus isolate RoL-2023_Sb linkage group LG03, RoL_Eaeq_v1.1, whole genome shotgun sequence genomic DNA contains:
- the LOC133645990 gene encoding probable G-protein coupled receptor 139, producing the protein MEGLSVTIFVTVQKVFYPLLCIMGIPANLFTFYMIVFRKCGMSDTAVVYLSCLALVDTSYVLWVVLIDLTLTFWLLQPFWHSYPWCGLLGFLQYGALYSSSWIVVAFTVERYLALRSAAARPPCSQARATVLTCAGVVAASHLASVPLCWINVVAPKDVTVDGRNLTVPRCHYREELYSTVIVWVTTFLSGGIPIVLVMVFNYLIGCHLCRASRLFTKEERRVIRGRATRGMLRRTILLLGTVSVAFVVLSLPRFVTYCILRTEHNTAYFDRNDYRLPINVAGDVANMLQNLNSTTNFLLYCVVSRRFRQELVRALTCKVRTREPASNFTHTMNVFSVSERKTTPSDRKQIPKCIKKATW; encoded by the coding sequence CCAACCTCTTCACCTTCTACATGATCGTCTTCCGCAAGTGCGGCATGTCGGACACGGCCGTGGTCTACCTGAGCTGCCTGGCCCTGGTGGACACCTCCTACGTGCTGTGGGTGGTCCTCATCGACCTGACCCTCACCTTCTGGCTGCTGCAGCCCTTCTGGCACTCCTACCCGTGGTGCGGCCTGCTGGGCTTCCTGCAGTACGGCGCCCTGTACAGTTCCTCCTGGATCGTGGTGGCGTTCaccgtggagcgctacctggccCTGCGCAGCGCCGCCGCCAGGCCGCCCTGCTCGCAGGCCCGGGCCACCGTGCTGACGTGCGCCGGCGTGGTGGCGGCGTCGCACCTGGCGTCCGTGCCGCTCTGCTGGATCAACGTGGTGGCGCCCAAGGACGTGACGGTGGACGGACGGAACCTGACCGTGCCTCGGTGTCACTACCGAGAGGAGCTCTACTCCACGGTCATTGTGTGGGTGACCACCTTCCTGTCGGGGGGGATCCCCATCGTGCTGGTCATGGTCTTCAACTACCTCATCGGGTGTCACCTGTGCCGCGCCAGTCGGCTCTTCACCAAGGAGGAGCGTCGTGTCATCCGCGGGCGAGCCACCAGGGGCATGTTGAGGAGGACCATCCTCTTGCTGGGCACCGTCTCCGTGGCCTTTGTGGTTCTCAGCCTGCCCCGCTTCGTCACCTACTGCATCCTGAGGACCGAGCACAACACGGCCTACTTCGACCGCAACGACTACCGTCTCCCCATCAACGTCGCCGGCGACGTGGCCAACATGCTGCAGAACCTCAACTCCACCACCAACTTCTTGCTCTACTGCGTGGTCAGCAGGCGCTTCCGGCAGGAGCTGGTTCGGGCGCTGACTTGCAAAGTTAGGACTCGCGAGCCCGCCTCCAACTTCACGCACACCATGAACGTCTTCTCCGTCTCAGAGCGTAAGACCACACCATCCGACCGCAAACAAATCCCCAAATGTATAAAAAAAGCAACTTGGTAA